In Candidatus Palauibacter scopulicola, one genomic interval encodes:
- a CDS encoding sodium/solute symporter (Members of the Solute:Sodium Symporter (SSS), TC 2.A.21 as described in tcdb.org, catalyze solute:Na+ symport. Known solutes for members of the family include sugars, amino acids, nucleosides, inositols, vitamins, urea or anions, depending on the system.): MAWLQTHWIAVALLAVYGALLVRHAIEGRRGTKGRADYYVGGRSMGGVVLGLSFFATYSSTNSFVGFSGQAYTYGAPWLLLAPAVVVFSLSAWIWVAPRLRAFTGAVDSVTLADYVGFRFESRAARVLAAVIVIFASFLYMIAVFKGIGNLLEIFLDIPYRGAIGFVFIVVVLYTAVGGFISVVKTDAVQGIVMSIAAILLFWGTLNSAGGLGAIDAIRAAPDTSGLFRWDAAMPFPVLIGIIVAGTLKFIVDPRQLSRFYALADPQAVRRGLVVSTIAFLGVYTLLLPIGLYAHAVIGSGLAESDLVVPTLLGDAGILPALPAAFILVAMLAAAMSSLDSVLLVMASTWERDVISLFRPQADEGRAVAHTRFWVALFAIITAWLALNPPGSIVTLTAFSGGLYAACFFPAVVLGLLWRRGTGAGAVASLLTGFTVLLCWRWVPFSEAVHEVFPAMALSLAAYVGCGLAAPPLAAARRLDIKL; the protein is encoded by the coding sequence ATGGCCTGGCTGCAGACACACTGGATCGCGGTGGCGCTCCTCGCCGTCTACGGCGCCCTGCTCGTGCGGCACGCGATCGAGGGCCGCCGCGGCACGAAGGGACGGGCGGATTACTACGTCGGAGGGCGGTCGATGGGCGGGGTCGTGCTCGGCCTCTCCTTCTTCGCGACCTACTCGAGCACGAACAGCTTCGTCGGTTTCTCCGGACAGGCGTATACGTACGGGGCGCCGTGGCTCCTGCTCGCGCCCGCCGTCGTCGTCTTCTCGCTCTCGGCCTGGATCTGGGTCGCGCCGCGGCTGCGCGCCTTTACGGGGGCGGTGGACTCGGTCACGCTCGCCGACTACGTGGGGTTCCGCTTCGAGAGCCGGGCGGCGCGCGTCCTGGCGGCGGTCATCGTGATCTTTGCCAGTTTCCTGTACATGATTGCGGTGTTCAAGGGGATCGGGAACCTGCTCGAGATCTTCCTCGACATCCCCTATCGGGGCGCGATCGGATTCGTGTTCATCGTCGTCGTCCTCTACACGGCGGTGGGCGGGTTCATCTCGGTCGTGAAGACGGATGCGGTTCAGGGGATCGTGATGTCCATCGCCGCCATCCTCCTCTTCTGGGGGACGCTGAACAGCGCCGGAGGGCTTGGGGCCATCGACGCGATCCGCGCGGCGCCGGATACGTCCGGCCTCTTCCGCTGGGACGCGGCCATGCCCTTCCCCGTCCTCATCGGGATCATCGTGGCGGGGACGCTCAAGTTCATCGTCGATCCGAGACAGCTCTCGCGCTTCTATGCGCTCGCCGATCCGCAGGCGGTGCGCCGCGGGCTCGTCGTGTCGACGATCGCGTTCCTCGGCGTGTACACGCTTCTGCTCCCGATCGGGCTCTATGCCCACGCGGTGATCGGCAGCGGGCTCGCGGAATCGGACCTCGTCGTGCCGACGCTGCTCGGCGACGCGGGGATCCTGCCGGCGCTCCCGGCGGCGTTCATCCTCGTGGCCATGCTCGCGGCGGCGATGTCGTCGCTGGACAGCGTACTGCTCGTGATGGCTTCGACCTGGGAGCGGGATGTGATCTCGCTCTTCCGGCCGCAGGCGGATGAGGGGCGCGCGGTGGCGCATACGCGGTTCTGGGTCGCGCTATTCGCGATCATCACGGCCTGGCTCGCGCTCAATCCGCCGGGGAGCATCGTCACGCTGACCGCGTTCTCGGGCGGGCTCTACGCGGCCTGCTTCTTCCCGGCCGTGGTGCTCGGCCTGCTCTGGCGGCGAGGCACGGGGGCGGGGGCCGTGGCTTCGCTCCTGACCGGCTTCACGGTGCTGCTGTGCTGGCGCTGGGTCCCGTTCTCCGAGGCCGTGCACGAGGTGTTCCCCGCGATGGCGCTTTCGCTCGCCGCCTACGTGGGCTGCGGCCTCGCGGCCCCGCCGCTGGCTGCGGCCAGGCGCCTCGACATCAAGCTCTAA